Proteins from a genomic interval of Zingiber officinale cultivar Zhangliang chromosome 2A, Zo_v1.1, whole genome shotgun sequence:
- the LOC122041795 gene encoding 40S ribosomal protein S4-1: protein MARGLKKHLKRLNAPKHWMLDKLGGAFAPKPSSGPHKSRECLPLILILRNKLKYALVYREAIAILMQRHIMVDGKVRTDKTYPAGFMDVVSIPKTNENFRLLYDTKGRFRLHSVRDEEAKFKLCKVRSVRFGHKGIPYLNTYDGRTIRYPDPLIKANDTIKFDLETNKIVDFIKFDVGNVVMVTGGRNTGRVGVLKNREKHKGSFETVHIQDATGHEFATRLGNVFTIGKGTKPWISLPKGKGIKLSIIEEARKRLAATAGTAATA, encoded by the exons ATG GCGAGAGGATTGAAGAAACATCTGAAACGGCTCAATGCCCCCAAGCATTGGATGTTGGACAAGCTTGGTGGGGCTTTT GCTCCCAAGCCATCATCTGGCCCACATAAATCAAGGGAATGTTTACCCTTGATACTTATTTTGAGAAACAAGCTGAAATATGCTCTTGTATACCGTGAAGCCATTGCTATATTGATGCAACGCCATATAATGGTTGATGGAAAGGTTAGGACTGATAAGACATATCCAGCTGGTTTCATGG ATGTTGTGTCAATTCCTAAGACTAATGAGAACTTCCGTCTCCTTTATGACACCAAGGGACGCTTCCGTCTCCATTCTGTTAGGGATGAAGAAGCTAAG TTCAAGCTATGCAAGGTTAGATCTGTCCGATTTGGACACAAGGGCATTCCCTATTTGAACACCTATGATGGTCGCACCATCCGCTACCCAGACCCACTTATCAAGGCCAATGACACCATCAAATTTGACTTGGAGACCAACAAGATCGTAGACTTCATTAAGTTTGATGTTGGGAACGTTGTGATGGTGACTGGTGGGCGAAATACTGGCCGTGTTGGTGTGCTCAAGAACAGGGAGAAGCACAAGGGAAGCTTTGAGACGGTTCACATCCAAGATGCCACTGGGCATGAGTTTGCGACTCGCCTCGGAAATGTGTTCACCATTGGGAAAGGAACAAAGCCGTGGATATCTCTTCCCAAAGGCAAGGGTATCAAGCTAAGCATCATTGAGGAGGCAAGAAAGCGCTTGGCCGCTACTGCTGGAACTGCTGCCACTGCTTAG